Proteins from a single region of Merismopedia glauca CCAP 1448/3:
- a CDS encoding AAA-like domain-containing protein, with protein MVKYLFLRCFCQILSRELQLEDLVNEYWDLELLSSNYSCRAYLEEYLLPQINCPLVLGLDEVDRLFNYPEIAQDFFGLLRLWHEKSKSPGLWRQLRLVVVHSTEVYIQLDANKSPFNVGFPVSLPEFTAAQVQDLASRHQLPWDRTQISQLMSMIGGHPYLVRLAMYWIKHQSLILEQFLEIAPTDEGIYSHHLKRILINLQADLQLFEAFKKVVNSSPESLQLERIQSYKLHAMGLVKFIGDRVVPLCDLYRIYFINL; from the coding sequence ATGGTCAAGTATCTGTTTTTAAGATGTTTTTGTCAGATACTTAGTCGAGAATTACAGTTAGAAGATTTAGTAAATGAATATTGGGATCTAGAACTTTTGAGCAGCAATTATAGTTGTAGAGCTTATTTGGAAGAGTATTTGTTACCCCAAATTAACTGCCCGCTAGTTTTAGGATTAGATGAAGTCGATCGCTTGTTTAACTATCCCGAAATCGCTCAAGACTTTTTTGGGCTGTTGCGACTATGGCATGAGAAATCCAAAAGTCCTGGACTTTGGCGACAACTGCGATTAGTAGTAGTGCATTCGACCGAAGTTTATATCCAGTTAGATGCCAATAAATCTCCATTTAACGTTGGCTTTCCAGTCAGTTTGCCAGAATTTACGGCTGCACAAGTACAAGATTTGGCATCGCGTCATCAATTGCCTTGGGATCGAACTCAAATTAGTCAGTTAATGTCAATGATAGGCGGACATCCTTATTTAGTAAGACTGGCGATGTATTGGATTAAACATCAAAGTTTAATATTGGAACAATTTTTAGAGATCGCACCAACTGATGAGGGTATTTACAGTCATCATCTCAAGCGAATATTAATAAATTTACAAGCAGACTTACAACTATTTGAAGCTTTCAAAAAAGTCGTTAATTCGTCGCCAGAATCACTGCAATTAGAACGAATCCAGAGTTATAAATTACACGCTATGGGATTGGTGAAATTCATAGGCGATCGCGTAGTACCTCTCTGCGATTTATATCGAATATATTTCATAAATTTATGA
- a CDS encoding helix-turn-helix transcriptional regulator codes for MNQEEFHASFEQMTKTQRMVLKSFLANQIDEAIAKNLNLDASTVRRHISNLCRIFGLKNESGEHFSYRQELIELFAKFRPDLVSSELLKGVKLEFPDGQVSVFKMFLSDT; via the coding sequence ATGAATCAAGAAGAGTTTCATGCCAGCTTTGAGCAGATGACCAAAACTCAAAGGATGGTTTTAAAGTCATTTTTAGCAAATCAGATAGATGAAGCGATCGCTAAAAATCTCAATCTAGATGCTTCAACTGTGAGGCGACATATCTCTAATCTCTGTCGGATATTTGGTTTAAAAAATGAGTCAGGAGAACATTTTTCTTATCGCCAAGAACTAATTGAATTATTTGCTAAATTTAGACCCGATCTAGTTTCCTCTGAGTTATTAAAAGGAGTGAAATTAGAATTTCCTGATGGTCAAGTATCTGTTTTTAAGATGTTTTTGTCAGATACTTAG
- the cphA gene encoding cyanophycin synthetase, whose amino-acid sequence MKILKVLTLRGPNYWSIRLHKLVVMRLDLEELADKPSNLIPGFYEGLCQVLPSLEEHFCSPGYRGGFLSRVQEGTMMGHIIEHVALELQTLAGMSVGFGRTRETSENGVYQVVFEYLDEHAGRYAGRAAVRLCRNIVDTGTYPQAELEQDLEDLKQLWNNAALGPSTDTIVKEAEARKIPWLPLSARATIQLGYGIHQQRIQATLTQNSNILAVELACDKEGTKQILKDAGVPVPQGTVIHYLDELEEAIDYVGGYPIVLKPLDGNHGRGITININDWQQAQAAYDDASTASKSHSVIVERFYEGRDHRVLVVNGKVIAVAERVPAHVVGDGYSTINQLIEKTNSDPNRGEGHDNVLTKIEVDRTSWHLLDAQGYTLETILPKGQICYLRATANLSTGGIAVDRTDDIHPENVWLFSRVAKTIGLDIAGIDVVTPDISQPLRDVGGVIVEVNAAPGFRMHVSPSQGLARNVAAPVLDMLFPPNQPARVPIVAITGTNGKTTTTRLIAHIYKQTGLTVGYTTTDGIYIDEHLVEKGDTTGPQSAQTILKDPTVEIAVLETARGGILRSGLAFDSCDVGVILNVAADHLGIGDIDTVEQLAHLKSVVAESVGETGYAILNADDPLVANMAQRVRSHVAYFSMNPANPIVQAHVKEGGFAAVYESGYLSIIKGDWTLRIERAINLPITMGGKAMFAIANALAASLAVYSQGMTIEQIRQALVSFEPSASQTPGRMNLFNLFKYHVLIDYAHNPHSYQALGGFVGNWDSGIKIGVVGGPGDRRDEDFVTLGKLSAQIFDRIIVKEDDDTRGRGRAEAAELICQGIRQENANCRYEMILNEAQAIDTALSEAPQGSLVVILPESVSRAINLIEARRKFMENGYQQIKAEEEFSVTSTV is encoded by the coding sequence ATGAAAATCCTCAAAGTCCTAACCCTCAGAGGACCAAATTATTGGAGCATCCGCCTTCATAAATTGGTGGTAATGCGCTTAGATTTAGAAGAATTAGCCGATAAACCTTCAAATCTCATTCCTGGTTTTTATGAGGGATTGTGTCAAGTTCTACCGAGTTTAGAGGAACACTTTTGTTCTCCTGGATATAGGGGAGGATTCTTAAGTCGAGTCCAAGAGGGGACGATGATGGGACATATCATCGAACACGTAGCCCTAGAATTACAAACCCTAGCTGGAATGTCGGTAGGTTTTGGCAGAACTCGTGAAACTAGTGAAAATGGAGTTTATCAAGTTGTTTTTGAGTATTTAGACGAACACGCGGGTAGATATGCGGGTAGAGCCGCAGTCCGTTTGTGTCGTAATATAGTCGATACCGGAACTTATCCCCAAGCTGAGTTAGAACAAGACTTAGAAGACCTGAAACAGTTGTGGAACAATGCTGCCCTAGGTCCAAGTACAGACACAATTGTCAAAGAAGCTGAAGCCAGAAAGATTCCCTGGTTACCTCTCAGTGCTAGAGCCACAATTCAACTGGGATACGGTATTCATCAACAGCGTATTCAGGCAACTTTGACCCAAAATTCTAATATTTTGGCAGTTGAATTAGCTTGCGATAAAGAAGGTACGAAACAAATTCTCAAAGATGCAGGGGTTCCGGTTCCTCAAGGGACTGTAATTCACTACCTGGATGAATTAGAAGAGGCAATAGACTATGTGGGAGGTTATCCCATAGTTCTCAAACCTTTAGATGGCAATCACGGACGGGGGATTACAATTAATATCAATGATTGGCAGCAGGCTCAAGCTGCTTATGATGATGCTAGTACTGCTTCAAAGAGTCACTCGGTCATTGTAGAACGGTTTTATGAAGGGAGAGATCATCGCGTTTTAGTGGTGAATGGCAAAGTAATTGCTGTGGCAGAGAGAGTTCCGGCTCATGTAGTTGGGGATGGGTATTCAACTATCAACCAACTCATCGAAAAAACCAATAGCGATCCTAATCGAGGTGAGGGACACGATAATGTTCTGACCAAAATAGAAGTAGATCGCACCAGTTGGCATTTATTGGATGCTCAGGGATATACTTTAGAGACGATTCTACCTAAAGGTCAAATTTGCTACCTCAGAGCTACTGCTAACTTGAGTACGGGAGGAATCGCAGTAGATAGAACCGATGATATTCATCCTGAAAATGTTTGGTTATTTAGTCGGGTGGCTAAAACTATTGGCTTAGATATTGCCGGAATTGATGTAGTCACTCCAGACATTTCTCAACCTTTGAGAGATGTAGGTGGCGTGATTGTTGAGGTGAATGCCGCACCTGGGTTTAGAATGCACGTTTCTCCCAGTCAAGGCTTAGCGCGCAATGTAGCCGCGCCAGTGTTGGATATGCTATTCCCACCCAATCAGCCTGCAAGAGTGCCTATAGTGGCGATTACAGGCACCAATGGGAAAACAACTACAACCCGCTTGATTGCTCATATCTATAAACAAACGGGTTTGACGGTGGGTTATACCACCACAGATGGGATCTATATTGATGAGCATCTAGTAGAAAAAGGCGATACGACAGGACCTCAAAGCGCTCAAACGATTCTCAAAGATCCCACGGTAGAAATAGCGGTATTGGAAACTGCGCGTGGAGGGATATTGCGTTCTGGTTTAGCGTTTGATAGTTGCGATGTGGGGGTGATTCTCAATGTAGCTGCGGATCACTTGGGAATTGGGGATATTGATACGGTAGAACAGTTGGCGCACCTAAAAAGTGTAGTCGCGGAAAGTGTCGGTGAAACTGGTTATGCGATTTTGAATGCAGATGACCCTCTAGTAGCTAATATGGCTCAAAGAGTGCGATCGCACGTCGCCTACTTCTCGATGAATCCTGCTAACCCAATAGTTCAAGCACACGTCAAAGAAGGCGGATTTGCAGCAGTCTACGAAAGTGGCTATCTCTCAATTATCAAGGGTGATTGGACTTTACGGATCGAACGAGCCATTAATCTACCCATTACGATGGGTGGTAAGGCGATGTTTGCTATAGCTAATGCTTTAGCTGCCAGTCTCGCAGTTTATTCCCAAGGAATGACTATCGAACAGATCCGTCAAGCTTTGGTTTCCTTTGAACCATCCGCCAGTCAAACCCCAGGACGAATGAATCTGTTTAATCTATTTAAATATCATGTTTTGATAGATTATGCTCACAATCCCCACAGCTATCAAGCTTTAGGTGGTTTTGTCGGTAATTGGGATAGTGGGATTAAAATAGGGGTAGTCGGAGGACCAGGCGATCGCCGCGATGAAGATTTTGTCACTCTAGGGAAACTATCGGCTCAGATTTTTGACCGGATCATTGTTAAAGAAGATGATGATACTAGAGGTAGAGGACGAGCAGAAGCGGCTGAATTGATTTGTCAGGGAATTCGTCAAGAAAATGCCAACTGTCGCTATGAAATGATTCTCAATGAGGCTCAAGCTATCGATACGGCTTTGTCAGAAGCACCTCAAGGTAGTTTGGTAGTTATTCTACCCGAAAGCGTCAGTCGCGCAATTAACCTGATTGAAGCTCGTCGTAAGTTTATGGAAAATGGTTACCAACAAATTAAGGCTGAGGAAGAGTTTAGCGTGACCTCGACGGTATAG
- the infC gene encoding translation initiation factor IF-3, with amino-acid sequence MIEKRRNRDLPQINERIRFPKIRVIDVDGAQVGVVTPQDALRLAEERELDLVLVSDKADPPVCRIMDYGKYKFELEKKAREAKKKQHTADVKEVKMRYKIEEHDYQVRVNQAERFLKSGDKVKATITFRGREIQHSDLAEELLKRMATDLQELAEVQQAPKKEGRNMMMLLSPKK; translated from the coding sequence GTGATTGAAAAGAGGCGTAATCGCGATCTACCCCAAATCAATGAGAGAATCAGATTTCCTAAAATTCGTGTCATTGACGTAGACGGCGCGCAAGTTGGGGTGGTAACACCCCAGGATGCCTTGCGTTTAGCGGAGGAAAGAGAGCTAGATCTAGTCTTAGTCAGCGATAAAGCCGATCCTCCGGTTTGTCGAATTATGGATTATGGCAAATATAAGTTTGAGCTAGAAAAGAAAGCCAGAGAAGCGAAAAAGAAACAGCATACGGCGGACGTGAAGGAAGTCAAAATGCGCTACAAAATTGAGGAACACGACTATCAAGTTCGTGTCAATCAAGCTGAGCGCTTTCTCAAATCTGGAGATAAAGTCAAAGCTACTATTACTTTCCGTGGACGAGAAATTCAGCACAGCGATCTAGCTGAAGAACTCCTCAAACGGATGGCTACCGATTTACAAGAACTGGCGGAAGTTCAGCAAGCGCCTAAAAAAGAGGGACGTAACATGATGATGTTACTTTCTCCGAAGAAATAA